A region of Haloplanus sp. XH21 DNA encodes the following proteins:
- a CDS encoding LUD domain-containing protein, with amino-acid sequence MATTNTNPTLSTFEDSLAELGVDCTRVTVDDFAETLDGLVREPAVGVSLPFDVSYPDNVTVDPTPAALERAATGVTPASFGVANYGSVLLPSTADGAEPVSLYPELHVPVVRASDVLPDLPEAMDRFGDAARDHGESAIVATGPSATADMGELVLGAHGPEAVHVVMLDE; translated from the coding sequence ATGGCCACCACGAACACGAACCCGACACTGTCGACGTTCGAGGACTCCCTCGCCGAACTCGGCGTCGACTGCACCCGGGTGACGGTGGACGATTTCGCGGAGACGCTCGACGGACTCGTGCGCGAGCCGGCCGTCGGCGTCTCGCTTCCCTTCGACGTATCGTACCCCGACAACGTCACCGTGGATCCGACCCCTGCCGCCCTGGAACGCGCCGCGACCGGCGTCACCCCCGCCTCCTTCGGCGTCGCGAACTACGGGAGCGTCCTCCTGCCCTCCACCGCCGATGGGGCGGAACCCGTCAGTCTCTACCCCGAACTCCACGTGCCCGTCGTCCGCGCGAGCGACGTTCTCCCCGACCTGCCCGAGGCGATGGACCGCTTCGGCGACGCGGCGCGCGACCACGGCGAGAGCGCCATCGTCGCCACCGGGCCGAGCGCCACCGCCGACATGGGTGAACTCGTCCTCGGGGCGCACGGCCCCGAAGCGGTCCACGTGGTGATGCTCGATGAGTAA
- a CDS encoding L-lactate permease, producing the protein MVTTGETILAALPLLLAGMMLVGLLWPATRAMPIAWLSALVVGYVAWDMPTEWLAAGSIVGVMTAVEILWIVFGALLLLYTLMEAGAFDRINRGFAAVSDDRRVQIVLIGFFLATFIEGAAGFGTPAAVVAPLLLGLGFPALAAVIAAIIGHIIAVTYGAVGTPIVVGIRDPLSAAGFGDVIQAGGFTVTEYSNQVAAWAATYHALVGFVMPLFAVGMVVYFFGGEDRSLKPAWEVAPLCLFAGISFAVPYWLSAWFITAEFPSLIGSMVGGAIVLSVLRAGYLLPDTHWDFPPREEWPDHWVGTIEPGQNGSAPDTEAVTDGGTASATEMSLLKAWSPYLLLVVLLVVTRAVAPVSSFINSSWFVITWSDILGTSLGNSIAWMNVPGFWLIVSAVLAIPIFGMTAEEVTAAWTETAQKIVAPFIALIFVIAMVQVMINSGAHPGAPETGSMIVVLATVTASFLGPAYPFVAALIGALGAAMAGSNTVSNITFGGFQFEAAQQLGLPTQIIVGAQAVGGAIGNLVAVHNIVAAVATVGLVGSEGRVMRYNLIPLLYYSIAVGVLAMLFSYVLFPGLF; encoded by the coding sequence GTGGTGACTACTGGAGAGACGATTCTGGCGGCACTGCCGCTGCTACTCGCGGGCATGATGCTGGTCGGTCTCCTCTGGCCGGCGACGCGAGCGATGCCGATTGCGTGGCTCTCGGCGCTGGTCGTCGGTTACGTGGCCTGGGACATGCCCACGGAGTGGCTGGCCGCGGGCTCCATCGTCGGCGTGATGACGGCCGTCGAGATCCTCTGGATCGTCTTCGGCGCGCTGTTGCTCCTGTACACGCTGATGGAAGCCGGGGCGTTCGACCGCATCAACCGAGGGTTCGCGGCGGTCAGCGACGACCGCCGGGTACAGATCGTTCTCATCGGCTTCTTCCTCGCGACGTTCATCGAGGGGGCTGCCGGGTTCGGGACGCCCGCCGCGGTCGTCGCACCGCTGTTGCTGGGTCTCGGCTTCCCGGCGCTGGCGGCGGTCATCGCAGCGATCATCGGTCACATCATCGCCGTCACGTACGGCGCCGTTGGCACCCCCATCGTCGTCGGCATCCGCGACCCGCTGTCCGCCGCTGGCTTCGGCGACGTGATCCAGGCGGGCGGGTTCACCGTCACCGAATACTCGAACCAGGTCGCGGCGTGGGCCGCGACCTACCACGCACTGGTCGGCTTCGTGATGCCCCTGTTCGCCGTCGGGATGGTCGTCTACTTCTTCGGCGGCGAAGACCGATCGCTGAAGCCGGCCTGGGAGGTCGCCCCGCTCTGTCTGTTCGCGGGGATCAGCTTCGCCGTCCCGTACTGGCTGTCGGCCTGGTTCATCACCGCCGAGTTCCCCAGCCTCATCGGCTCGATGGTCGGCGGCGCCATCGTCCTCAGCGTGCTCCGGGCCGGTTACCTGCTCCCCGATACGCACTGGGACTTCCCGCCACGCGAGGAGTGGCCCGACCACTGGGTCGGAACGATCGAACCCGGACAGAACGGGAGCGCCCCCGATACCGAGGCCGTCACCGACGGCGGGACCGCGAGCGCGACCGAGATGTCCCTGCTGAAGGCGTGGTCGCCGTACCTGCTTCTCGTCGTCCTGCTCGTCGTCACGCGCGCCGTCGCGCCCGTCTCGTCGTTCATCAACAGTTCGTGGTTCGTCATCACCTGGAGCGACATCCTCGGGACATCGCTCGGCAACAGCATCGCGTGGATGAACGTCCCCGGGTTCTGGCTCATCGTCAGTGCCGTCCTCGCGATTCCGATCTTCGGCATGACGGCCGAGGAGGTTACCGCCGCCTGGACGGAGACGGCCCAAAAGATCGTCGCGCCGTTCATCGCGCTGATCTTCGTCATCGCGATGGTGCAGGTGATGATCAACTCCGGTGCGCATCCGGGTGCCCCCGAAACGGGCAGCATGATCGTCGTCCTCGCAACGGTGACGGCCAGTTTCCTGGGACCGGCCTACCCCTTCGTCGCGGCGCTCATCGGTGCACTCGGCGCCGCGATGGCGGGATCGAACACCGTCTCGAACATCACCTTCGGCGGGTTCCAGTTCGAGGCCGCACAGCAACTCGGACTCCCGACACAGATCATCGTCGGCGCTCAGGCGGTCGGCGGCGCCATCGGCAATCTGGTCGCGGTTCACAACATCGTCGCCGCGGTGGCGACCGTCGGGCTCGTCGGCTCGGAGGGTCGCGTGATGCGGTACAACCTCATCCCGCTACTGTACTACTCCATCGCCGTCGGCGTCCTCGCGATGCTGTTCAGCTACGTCCTGTTCCCCGGGCTGTTCTGA